Genomic segment of Pelmatolapia mariae isolate MD_Pm_ZW linkage group LG6, Pm_UMD_F_2, whole genome shotgun sequence:
GCAAGTCTAAGAATAAGTATGGCATCCTCTGTCTCTACCCATCAATGTAAAATGCAAGGCTTTAATGTCAGTGAAAAACTTTCATACTTAATACAAGGAGAGATTATTCATACACTTTTTCAATGTTTCCTAGATAGTCCAAGGCTTCCCACTGTGTCAGTGAGTCCCTCTGGTGAAATAGTAGAGGGTAGCTTTGTGAATCTGACCTGTAGCAGTGATGCTAACCCAGCAGCTAATTACACCTGgtacaaagacaaaaaagtaCTGTCAGGAGGACAACAGGATGTTTATCACTTTAGCTCTATCAGTTCTGAGGACAGTGGGAATTACTTTTGCAAGTGTCGGAATTTGTATGGACAGGCAAACTCTATGTCTCTATCCATCGATGTAAAATGCaagtattttttgtttgtccaaaactttcaaaataattattttcaggGTTGTCGGAGCAATtttgattagattttttttccggTTTCCCAGATGGTCCAAGGCTTCCCACTCTGTCAGTGAGTCCCTCTGGTGAAATAGTAGAGGGTAGCTTTGTGAATCTGACCTGTAGCAGTGATGCTAACCCAGCAGCTAATTACACCTGGTCCAAAGACAAAAAAGTACTGTCAGGAGGACAACAGGATGTTTATCACTTTAGCTCTATCAGCTCTGAGGACAGCGGGAATTATTCTTGCAATTCCAAGAATATATATGGACAGGCAACCTCTATGACTCTACACATTGATGTGCAATGTAAACGTTTTTTAGCAGTGCAAAGCTTTTACAATACTTCTTTACAATGCATAAATGATGTCAGTAAATGTATATTGGTTCTTTCCTGTTTTGTAGATGCTCCAAGGCTTCCCACTGTGTCAGTGAGTCCCTCTGGTGAAATAGTAGAGGGTAGCTCTGTGAATCTGACCTGTAGCAGTGATGCTAACCCAGCAGCTAATTACACCTGGTACAAGGAGAATGGCCATGCTCATCTTAGATACTTGAAACAATTTACCTTCACATCCATTCAGTCTTCTGACTCTGGACCTTATTACTGTACAACTAAGAACAACATTGGAACAAAGATAtcaccacacatttttattGATGTGAAATGTGAGTGAGGCATCTTAATATAAAGAACAGAAATGAAGTTCTTTAAGAGTTATATTTTAAACTCATTAAGTTCTCTTTTGCAATTATTTCAATCCATTCGATGCATGTCCATACATGTACAGATGCTCCAAGGCTTCCCACTGTGTCAGTAAGTCCCTCTGGTGAAATAGTAGAGGGTATCTCTGTGAATCTGACCTGTAGCAGTGATGCTAACCCCACAGCTAATTACACCTGGTACAAAGACAACAAAGTACTGCCAGCAGGAACACAGGATGTTTATCGCTTTGTCTCTATCAGTTCTGAGGACAGTGGGAATTACTTTTGCAAGTGTCGGAATTTGTATGGACAGGCAAACTCTATGTCTCTATCCATTGATGTAAAATGCaagtattttttgtttgtccaAAACTTTCAACATAATTATTTTCAGGGTTGTAGGAGCGATtttgattagattttttttccggTTTCCCAGATGGTCCAAGGCTTCCCACTGTGTCAGTGAGTCCCTCTGGTGAAATAGTAGAAGGTAGCTTTGTGAATCTGACCTGTAGCAGTGATGCTAACCCCACAGCTAATTACACCTGGTACAAAGACGACAAAGTACTGTCAGGAGGACAACAGGATGTTTATCACTTTAGCTCTATCAGCTCTGAGGACAGCGGGAATTATTCTTGCAATTCCAAGAATATATATGGACAGGCAACCTCTATGACTCTACACATTGATGTGCAATGTAAACGTTTTTTAGCAGTCCAAAGCTTTCACAATACTTCTTGACAATGCATAAATGATGTCAGTAAATGTATATTGGTTCTTTCCTGTTTTGTAGATGGTCCAAGGCTTCCCACTGTGTCAGTGAGTCCCTCTGGTGAAATAGTAGAGGGTAGCTCTGTGAATCTGACCTGTAGCAGTGATGCTAACCCCACAGCTAATTACACCTGGTACAAAGACAACAAAGTACTGCCAGCAGGAACACAGGATGTTTATCACTTTGTCTCTATCAGTTCTGAGGACAGTGGGAATTACTTTTGCAAGTGTCGGAATTTGTATGGACAGGCAAACTCTATGTCTCTATCCATCGATGTAAAATGCaagtattttttgtttgtccaAAACTTTCAAAGTAATTATTTTCAGGGTTGTAGGAGCGATtttgattagattttttttccggTTTCCCAGATGGTCCAAGGCTTCCCACTGTGTCAGTGAGTCCCTCTGGTAAAATAGTAGAGGGTAGCTTTGTGAATCTGACCTGTAGCAGTGATACTAACCCAGCAGCTAATTACACCTGGTATAAAGACAACAAAGTACTGTCAGGAGGACAACAGGATGTTTATCACTTTAGCTCTATCAGCTCTGAGGACAGCGGGAATTATTCTTGCAATTCCAAGAATATATATGGACAGGCAACCTCTATGACTCTACACATTGATGTGCAATGTAAACGTTCTTTAGCAATCCAAAGCTTTCACAATACTTCTTGACAATGCATAAATGATGTCAGTAAATGTATATTGGTTCTTTCCTGTTTTGTAGATGGTCCAAGGCTTCCCACTGTGTCAGTGAGTCCCTCTGGTGAAATAGTAGAGGGTAGCTCTGTGAATCTGACCTGTAGCAGTGATGCTAACCCAGCAGCTAATTACACCTGGTACAAGGAGAATGGCCATGCTCATCTTAGTTACTTGAAACGATTTACCTTCACATCCATTCAGTCTTCTGACTCTGGACCTTATTACTGTACAACTAAGAACAACATTGGAACAAAGACAtcaccacacatttttattGATGTGAAATGTGAGTGAGGCATCTTAATATAAAGAACAGAAATGAAGTTCTTTAAGAGTTATGTTTTAAACTCATTAAGTTCTCCTTTGCAATTATTTCAATCCATTCGATGCATGTCCATACATGTACAGATGCTCCAAGGCTTCCCACTGTGTCAGTAAGTCCCTCTGCTGAGATAGTGGAGGGTATCTCTGTGAATCTGACCTGTAGCAGTGATGCTAACCCCACAGCTAATTACACCTGGTACAAAGACAACAAAGTACTGCCAGCAGGAACACAGGATGTTTATCGCTTTGTCTCTATCAGTTCTGAGGACAGTGGGAATTACTTTTGCAAGTGTCGGAATTTGTATGGACAGGCAAACTCTATGTCTCTATCCATTGATGTAAAATGCaagtattttttgtttgtccaaaactttcaaaataattattttcaggGTTGTAGGAGCGATtttgattagattttttttccggTTTCCCAGATGGTCCAAGGCTTCGCACTGTGTCAGTGAGTCCCTCTGGTGAAATAGTAGAGGGTAGCTTTGTGAATCTGACCTGTAGCAGTGATGCTAACCCAGCAGCTAATTACACCTGGTCCAAAGACGACAAAGTACTGTCAGGAGGACAACAGGATGTTTATCACTTTAGCTCTATCAGCTCTGAGGACAGCGGGAATTATTCTTGCAATTCCAAGAATATATATGGACAGGCAACCTCTATGACTCTACACATTGATGTGCAATGTAAACGTTCTTTAGCAATCCAAAGCTTTCACAATACTTCTTGACAATGCATAAATGATGTCAGTAAATGTATATTGGTTCTTTCCTGTTTTGTAGATGCTCCAAGGCTTCCCACTGTGTCAGTGAGTCCCTCTGGTGAAATAGTAGAGGGTAGCTCTGTGAATCTGACCTGTAGCAGTGATGCTAACCCAGCAGCTAATTACACCTGGTACAAGGAGAATGGCCATGCTCATCTTAGTTACTTGAAACGATTTACCTTCACATCCATTCAGTCTTCTGACTCTGGACCTTATTACTGTACAACTAAGAACAACATTGGAACAAAGACAtcaccacacatttttattGATGTGAAATGTGAGTGAGGCATCTTAATATAAAGAACAGAAATGAAGTTCTTTAAGAGTTATGTTTTAAACTCATTAAGTTCTCCTTTGCAATTATTTCAATCCATTCGATGCATGTCCATACATGTACAGATGCTCCAAGGCTTCCCACTGTGTCAGTAAGTCCCTCTGCTGAGATAGTGGAGGGTATCTCTGTGAATCTGACCTGTAGCAGTGATGCTAACCCCACAGCTAATTACACCTGGTACAAAGACAACAAAGTACTGCCAGCAGGAACACAGGATGTTTATCGCTTTGTCTCTATCAGTTCTGAGGACAGTGGGAATTACTTTTGCAAGTGTCGGAATTTGTATGGACAGGCAAACTCTATGTCTCTATCCATTGATGTAAAATGCaagtattttttgtttgtccaAAACTTTCAACATAATTATTTTCAGGGTTGTAGGAGCGATtttgattagattttttttccggTTTCCCAGATGGTCCAAGGCTTCCCACTGTGTCAGTGAGTCCCTCTGGTGAAATAGTAGAAGGTAGATTTGTGAATCTGACCTGTAGCAGTGATGCTAACCCCACAGCTAATTACACCTGGTCCAAAGACGACAAAGTACTGTCAGGAAGACAACAGGATGTTTATCACTTTAGCTCTATCAGCTCTGAGGACAGCGGGAATTATTCTTGCAATTCCAAGAATATATATGGACAGGCAACCTCTATGACTCTACACATTGATGTgcaatgtaaacattttttagCAATCCAAAGCTTTCACAATACTTCTTGACAATGCATAAATGATGTCAGTAAATGTATATTGGTTCTTTCCTGTTTTGTAGATGGTCCAAGGCTTCCCACTGTGTCAGTGAGTCCCTCTGGTGAAATAGTAGAGGGTAGCTCTGTGAATCTGACCTGTAGCAGTGATGCTAACCCCACAGCTAATTACACCTGGTACAAAGACAACAAAGTACTGCCAGCAGGAACACAGGATGTTTATTGCTTTGTCTCTATCAGTTCTGAGGACAGTGGGAATTACTTTTGCAAGTGTCGGAATTTGTATGGACAGGCAAACTCTATGTCTCTATCCATCGATGTAAAATGCaagtattttttgtttgtccaAAACTTTCAAAGTAATTATTTTCAGGGTTGTAGGAGCGATtttgattagattttttttccggTTTCCCAGATGGTCCAAGGCTTCCCACTGTGTCAGTGAGTCCCTCTGGTAAAATAGTAGAGGGTAGCTTTGTGAATCTGACCTGTAGCAGTGATACTAACCCAGCAGCTAATTACACCTGGTATAAAGACAACAAAGTACTGTCAGGAGGACAACAGGATGTTTATCACTTTAGCTCCATCAGCTCTGAGGACAGCGGGAATTATTCTTGCAATTCCAAGAATATATATGGACAGGCAACCTCTATGACTCTACACATTGATGTGCAATGTAAACGTTTTTTAGCAGTCCAAAGCTTTCGCAATACTTCTTGACAATGCATAAATGTATATTGGTTCTTTCCTGTTTTGTAGATGCTCCAAGGCTTCCCACTGTGTCAGTGAGTCCCTCTGGTGAAATAGTAGAGGGTAGCTCTGTGAATCTGACCTGTAGCAGTGATGCTAACCCAGCAGCTAATTACACCTGGTACAAAGACAACAAAGTACTGCCAGCAGGAACACAGGATGTTTATCGCTTAGTCTCTATCAGTTCTGAGGACAGTGGGAGTTACTTTTGCAAGTGTCGGAATTTGTATGGACAGGCAAACTCTATGTCTCTATCCATCGATGTAAAATGCaagtattttttgtttgtccaaaactttcaaaataattattttcaggGTTGTCGGAGTAATTTTGATTAGATTGTTTTTCTGGTTTCCCAGATGGTCCAAGGCTTCCCACTGTGTCAGTGAGTCCCTCTGGTGAAATAGTAGAAGGTAGATTTGTGAATCTGACCTGTAGCAGTGATGCTAACCCCACAGCTAATTACACCTGGTACAAAGACGACAAAGTACTGTCAGGAGGACAACAGGATGTTTATCACTTTAGCTCTATCAGCTCTGAGGACAGCGGGAATTATTCTTGCAATTCCAAGAATATATATGGACAAGCAACCTCTATGACTCTACACATTGATGTGCAATGTAAACGTTTTTTAGCAGTGCAAAGCTTTTACAATACTTCTTTACAATGCATAAATGATGTCAGTAAATGTATATTGGTTCTTTCCTGTTTTGTAGATGCTCCAAGGCTTCCCACTGTGTCAGTGAGTCCCTCTGGTGAAATAGTAGAGGGTAGCTCTGTGAATCTGACCTGTAGCAGTGATGCTAACCCAGCAGCTAAATACACCTGGTACAAGGAGAATGGCCATGCTCGTCTTAGTTACTTGAAACGATTTACCTTCACATCCATTCAGTCTTCTGACTCTGGACCTTATTACTGTACAACTAAGAACAACATTGGAACAAAGACATCACCACGCATTTTTATTGATGTGAAATGTGAGTGAGGCATCTTAATATAAAGAACAGAAATGAAGTTCTTTAAGAGTTATATTTTAAACTCATTAAGTTCTCTTTTGCAATTATTTCAATCCATTCGATGCATGTCCATACATGTACAGATGCTCCAAGGCTTCCCACTGTGTCAGTGAGTCCCTCTGCTGAGATAGTGGAGGGTATCTCTGTGAATCTGACCTGTAGCAGTGATGCTAACCCCACAGCTAATTACACCTGGTACAAAGACAACAAAGTACTGCCAGCAGGAACACAGGATGTTTATCGCTTTGTCTCTATCAGTTCTGAGGACAGTGGGAATTACTTTTGCAAGTGTCGGAATTTGTATGGACAGGCAAACTCTATGTCTCTATCCATTGATGTAAAATGCaagtattttttgtttgtccaAAACTTTCAACATAATTATTTTCAGGGTTGTAGGAGCGATtttgattagattttttttccggTTTCCCAGATGGTCCAAGGCTTCCCACTGTGTCAGTGAGTCCCTCTGGTGAAATAGTAGAGGGTAGCTCTGTGAATCTGACCTGTAGCAGTGATGCTAACCCAGCAGCTAATTACACCTGGTACAAGGAATATGAAAAGTTACATAAAGCATCAGGTCAAATCTTCACCATGTCTAACATTGGACCTGAACACAGAGGGATCTATTGCTGTGAAGCCAAGAACAGCAGAGGGCGCCAGATATCCACTTTGCAATTTACTCTTGAGCCAGGTAATCTTTTGCATTtatcccaaaagttgattctattCATTTGGATCTAGCTTTTGTAGCGGAGAAACTGCTCCTCACTCATTCACATGACTTCTTCAATGTCATCTGAATGCAGGGTACCCCAaatttataaacagtacatttgcataatgactgaaactagcaccacttaaaacaatgggctgtgaggtcagtttttTGATAATTAATATTCAAATTGTCTTGATCGTTAATAAATTACTAATCAAAGATTAATGATGAGTGACAATTGATCAATGGCCAAGAGTACCACTCACCCATAATTAGGGAATGGATTgaattgtaagatggtgaaagttGCACCCTTAGGCTCCCTCCTTGATTctgagatggtctttcccttttcatgtaaatggcctccttgagtCATTgctcaaaccagcattcctgCCTGTGAAGGATGAGTACATCCTCATCACTGAGGTTACATCCTTGCTTGAGCTGTTCCTCTTGAAGCTGTTCTCAGGAGGATTAAGGAGATGAGCCGTTTGGAGCTCATACTCCATGGCAGATATCACATGTTTCTGAAACAGAGTCTAATTTTGCAAGAGCTTCTTCATTCAGGCTTTGTCCCCATTTCTACCTTGTTGTCATTGTTCACCACCTCAGCCTCTGGGGAAGTGCTGTCTCTGTCACTGACCCCCAGTTCAACTCTACTGCATCTTCTCTGCCTTTCCCCAGATCAACCTCTACAGGTCTCTTTGGTTAGTTTTAACCCACTGAACTACTTTTCCAGCCCCCTCTATTTTCCTGCTCCCTGGCTTTTACTCCCCTGGTTTCCTTTCTTCATTGTCAGAGCATCTGCATTCATCCCCTTTGTCTTTCTTGTTCACTAGGTTTCATGGATTCCTGGACTTtaatttgttctcatttttgGAGATTTACCTTAGATTGCAACTTTTGGctttttaatattaaatttCCCTCCACGTTTTGCACTTGCTTCGACTCTTGCTGTACCCAGACATA
This window contains:
- the LOC134628855 gene encoding sialoadhesin-like, which translates into the protein MEIRCSYTYPFRTDNPYIVVKTFWFMKDSNFVFVDLRTDSEYSGRVQYQCENKNCMVRITDLRESDSTEYKFRLITNQPGGRFFGSPGVTLTVADLQVQVSRSAVRGDSKSADLKCESSCPLPDNLSYIWYKNEQIITGQTSNLYLNHWDPTNRISCAVRGYENSRSPSVVVKDVWDVTYTTTQVCAFKGSSAEIRCTFRYPSTVDGTNTKVQKTFWFTKVKDNEPVDLTTESEYRDRVQYQCKNNDCTLRITDLRESDSAEYKFMFITNDPGGKYSGSPGVTLTVTDPQLQVHVRRSAVNSYSNWTELTCHHNCQLPDQSSYIWYRNGHKLSSDEQYFHMDTFDSTDSFHCAVKEHERFPSPTVYAPKLPSVSVSPSAEIVEGSSVTLTCSSDANPAANYTWYKEDVINPLSYQNQHVFSSILPSDSGKYYCTADNNLGQKRSESRTIDVKYSPRLPTVSVSPSGEIVEGSFVNLTCSSDANPAANYTWYKDKKVLSGGQQDVYHFSSISSEDSGNYFCKCRNLYGQANSMSLSIDVKYAPRLPTVSVSPSGEIVEGSSVNLTCSSDANPAANYTWYKENGHAHLRYLKQFTFTSIQSSDSGPYYCTTKNNIGTKISPHIFIDVKYAPRLPTVSVSPSGEIVEGISVNLTCSSDANPTANYTWYKDNKVLPAGTQDVYRFVSISSEDSGNYFCKCRNLYGQANSMSLSIDVKCKWSKASHCVNAPRLPTVSVSPSAEIVEGISVNLTCSSDANPTANYTWYKDNKVLPAGTQDVYRFVSISSEDSGNYFCKCRNLYGQANSMSLSIDVKYGPRLRTVSVSPSGEIVEGSFVNLTCSSDANPAANYTWSKDDKVLSGGQQDVYHFSSISSEDSGNYSCNSKNIYGQATSMTLHIDVQYAPRLPTVSVSPSGEIVEGSSVNLTCSSDANPAANYTWYKENGHAHLSYLKRFTFTSIQSSDSGPYYCTTKNNIGTKTSPHIFIDVKYAPRLPTVSVSPSAEIVEGISVNLTCSSDANPTANYTWYKDNKVLPAGTQDVYRFVSISSEDSGNYFCKCRNLYGQANSMSLSIDVKCKWSKASHCVSESLW